A window from Temnothorax longispinosus isolate EJ_2023e chromosome 1, Tlon_JGU_v1, whole genome shotgun sequence encodes these proteins:
- the Cdk12 gene encoding uncharacterized protein Cdk12 isoform X4, translated as MPSTRDIERAERNGRFRSRRRGSASSDVNRHSFDSPDKRHRRHGKSKSSGKKKKKRSRDKSLETIPTVASSVVKPLVEYSDVSSEDLSEPEAGEIQSEDSRANSYTDGEVPESFLQRRYYGGSPVRALGASPISLSPSPSVQHRHSGRRYSLSSEQQQPTTMHGATPEYEEESRRYARRKEKKHKREKKKKRSLTPSSNSGKKKKRKSKRHSHSMSPHRSVAEDIVPSPNRDKSSVGASVHWSESPPLPLKDNMSPISPATPREQRCPSDDVELEMSRQTSRNVTPPTHSSTRQVESPHTPLMPPCATTPENLNKTGPVAVPKHSSPDRQKRSPSIHVTRRSSVSPGPVGVNRRRPHSPSPPSRRRDHSPPSRRRDFSPTPVLHRLRHSPSPATVRRREFSPSPGSSHRRRTDSGVISPKRRRRDETERRSHRVHDKDRRDKRKSRSTRSPTGSRLHLPLSRSRSRSPGRWRKLSRSRSRSRPRRSRTPRRSRSPSKSRKTSRKLKSKSPRPRIPSPSPHRSRARSPSSITARNLRVQAKISETSLFAELVKDRNMRELAFKKLQAAKEKVGSQDEVQIIESTDEKDGDGGSVSAEIKASTDNKDRSINYKEQHAKTGDSVVDVTDIPVPTSDDGVVACKTPPLPPTGVPLPNPIPTAMNPLASHAIVHTSPNPPSMMPNSCPIVVSHSPNFPAPAPGVQPPPPPPPPLPQSAESVSTALTQVSVPPIPPTPILPNMSVPPPPIPPIPVPAPNTIMSKFNQPNNLVPLKSVDPPKPPIVTFTTKSLKRLPLPPGINQNDLESIDSPPSRSPSPPSKVQLKFPTSTKPLQKKGIKDLPMPPVVPGSEDLSGEDDPNATPPRLKVERVAPKPKLKRPKILKRRGSRNCHAPMSASGGKDWGERCVDVFEFIAQIGEGTYGQVYKARDKRSGVMVALKKVRLENEKEGFPITAVREIKILRQLNHKNIVNLREIVTDKQDAQDFRKDKDKGSFYLVFEYMDHDLMGLLESGMVDFNEMNNASIMKQLLDGLNYCHSKNFLHRDIKCSNILMNNKGEVKLADFGLARLYNAEDRQRPYTNKVITLWYRPPELLLGEERYGPAIDVWSCGCILGELFSKKPLFQANVDIMQLEMISRVCGTPTPAVWPSVIKLPQWHALKPKKQHRRRLREDFSFMPGTALDLLDKMLELDPEKRITAADALKSAWLKNVQPEQMPAPQLPTWQDCHELWSKKRKRLLREQQESAAAKLPPLLPFPNKGGPNKDDLSDVGGRSNTTMAITQNNGK; from the exons ATGCCTAGCACTCGTGATATTGAACGAGCCGAACGTAATGGGAGATTCCGCTCACGAAGAAGAGGCAGCGCGAGCAGCGACGTGAACAGGCACAGCTTTGACAGTCCTGACAAGCGACACAGAAGACATGGCAAAAGTAAGAGCTCtgggaaaaagaagaagaaacgttCGCGCGACAAGTCACTAGAGACAATTCCAACTGTAGCTTCGTCCGTCGTGAAACCATTGGTCGAATATTCCGATGTAAGTAGCGAAGATCTCTCAGAGCCTGAAGCGGGAGAGATACAATCGGAGGATAGTCGCGCCAACAGTTACACGGATGGAGAGGTACCTGAATCGTTCCTTCAAAGACGATATTATGGCGGCAGTCCGGTTCGCGCTCTCGGAGCGTCGCCAATCAGCCTATCTCCGTCACCGTCGGTTCAGCATCGACATTCCGGTAGACGGTACTCCTTGTCGAGTGAGCAACAACAACCGACGACGATGCATGGCGCAACGCCGGAATACGAGGAAGAATCGAGACGGTACGCCCGACGAAAGGAGAAGAAGCACAAAcgcgagaagaagaagaaaagaagtcTGACCCCGTCGTCGAATTcggggaagaagaaaaagagaaaatccAAGAGGCATTCTCACAGCATGAGCCCGCATCGCTCTGTCGCCGAGGATATCGTTCCAAGTCCGAACCGCGACAAGTCGTCGGTTGGCGCTTCCGTTCACTGGTCAGAATCGCCCCCACTACCACTCAAGGACAACATGTCGCCCATCTCCCCGGCTACGCCACGCGAGCAGAGATGTCCTAGCGACGACGTGGAACTAGAGATGTCGAGGCAGACGTCGCGAAACGTCACCCCGCCAACTCACTCGTCGACGAGGCAGGTAGAATCGCCGCATACGCCACTGATGCCTCCGTGCGCTACGACGCCGGAGAATTTGAATAAAACCGGGCCCGTCGCCGTGCCAAAGCACAGCAGTCCCGATCGGCAGAAACGTAGTCCCAGTATCCACGTGACCCGTCGTTCCAGCGTTAGTCCCGGACCCGTTGGCGTAAACCGCAGGAGGCCACACAGCCCGAGTCCACCGTCGAGACGAAGGGATCATAGTCCACCGTCGCGAAGAAGAGACTTTAGTCCTACTCCGGTGCTCCATAGACTTAGGCACAGCCCGAGTCCGGCCACCGTCAGACGACGAGAGTTTAGTCCGAGTCCCGGGAGTAGTCACAGGCGACGAACGGACAGCGGAGTTATTTCCCCTAAACGTAGAAGACGAGACGAGACCGAGCGACGTAGTCACCGGGTTCACGACAAGGACAGGAGAGACAAGCGGAAATCGAGATCAACTAGGAGTCCCACTGGAAGCAG ATTACATTTGCCTCTGTCTCGGTCGCGATCGCGCAGTCCGGGAAGATGGCGAAAACTGTCTCGCTCGAGGTCGCGTTCGCGCCCCAGAAGGAGTCGCACCCCAAGAAGATCGCGTTCGCCCAGCAAGTCCCGCAAGACCTCGAGGAAACTCAAATCGAAGAGCCCGCGTCCCAGAAtaccttctccttctcctcaCAGATCTCGGGCTAGAAGCCCGTCGAGCATCACCGCCCGAAATCTTCGAGTACAGGCCAAGATCAGCGAGACCAGTCTGTTCGCGGAACTTGTTAAGGACCGTAACATGAGGGAGTTGGCGTTCAAGAAGTTGCAGGCCGCGAAGGAAAAAGTCGGGAGCCAAGACGAAGTGCAAATCATAGAGAGCACCGACGAGAAGGACGGCGATGGCGGCAGCGTGTCCGCCGAGATTAAAGCTTCTACCGACAATAAAGACAGATCTATAAATTACAAGGAGCAACACGCAAAGACTGGCGATAGCGTGGTCGACGTCACCGATATTCCTGTTCCGACGAGCGACGACGGCGTTGTAGCGTGCAAAACGCCACCGTTACCACCAACCGGCGTACCGCTACCTAATCCGATACCCACTGCGATGAATCCGCTTGCTTCTCACGCGATTGTGCATACCTCGCCCAACCCACCATCGATGATGCCCAACAGTTGTCCGATCGTCGTGTCACACAGCCCGAATTTCCCGGCTCCTGCTCCTGGAGTACAACCACCGCCcccaccgccgccaccactGCCACAATCTGCCGAATCTGTATCGACAGCCTTGACGCAAGTGTCGGTGCCGCCAATCCCGCCGACACCGATTCTACCCAATATGTCTGTCCCACCGCCACCCATTCCACCGATTCCCGTTCCAGCGCCCAACACGATTATGTCCAAGTTTAATCAACCCAATAATCTCGTGCCACTTAAATCTGTGGATCCTCCCAAGCCTCCCATAGTAACGTTCACGACCAAAAGCCTAAAGAGATTACCATTGCCACCTGGCATTAACCAGAATGATTTGGAAAGTATAGATTCTCCGCCGAGTCGTTCTCCGAGCCCTCCCAGCAAGGTGCAATTGAAATTTCCAACGTCAACGAAGCCGCTGCAGAAAAAGGGTATCAAGGATCTGCCAATGCCGCCAG TTGTGCCTGGATCGGAAGACTTGAGTGGCGAGGACGATCCGAATGCAACGCCGCCGCGTTTGAAGGTCGAACGAGTGGCACCAAAGCCGAAATTGAAAAGACCGAAAATACTGAAACGCAGAGGATCGCGAAACTGTCATGCTCCTATGTCGGCTTCCGGCGGCAAGGATTGGGGCGAACGATGTGTCGACGTGTTCGAATTTATTGCGCAGATCGGAGAGGGTACATATGGGCAGGTGTATAAGGCACGAGACAAACGATCCGGCGTGATGGTTGCTTTGAAAAAAGTCCGACTTGAAAACGAGAAGGAAGGCTTTCCCATCACGGCAGTCAGAGAAATAAAGATCCTACGACAGCTCAATCACAAGAACATTGTTAACCTCAGAGAAATCGTCACTGACAAGCAAGACGCTCAAGATTTCCGGAAG GATAAGGATAAAGGTTCCTTTTATCTAGTTTTTGAATACATGGATCATGACTTGATGGGTCTGCTGGAATCCGGTATGGTGGATTTCAACGAGATGAATAACGCCAGTATCATGAAGCAGTTGTTGGATGGCTTAAATTATTGTCACAGCAAGAATTTCCTGCACCGGGATATCAAATGCTCAAATATATTGATGAATAACAA gGGCGAGGTTAAACTGGCCGACTTCGGATTGGCACGACTTTATAACGCGGAGGATAGACAGAGACCGTACACCAACAAGGTGATCACTCTATGGTACAGACCCCCCGAACTTTTGCTGGGAGAGGAACGTTATGGGCCTGCAATTGATGTCTGGAGTTGCGGATGTATCTTGGGAGAATTGTTTTCCAAGAAACCATTATTTCAG gCTAACGTAGATATAATGCAATTGGAGATGATCTCGAGGGTTTGTGGAACGCCCACTCCTGCCGTTTGGCCTTCTGTGATAAAATTACCACAGTGGCATGCACTTAAGCCAAAGAAGCAGCATAGAAGACGTCTGCGGGAGGATTTCTCATTTATGCCAGGAACAGCCTTGGATCTCCTGGACAAAATGCTAGAATTAGATCCCGAAAAGCGGATAACAGCAGCCGATGCGCTTAAGAGTGCTTGGTTGAAAAACGTTCAGCCTGAACA GATGCCAGCGCCACAGCTTCCGACTTGGCAAGATTGTCATGAGCTCTGGAGTAAAAAGCGAAAGCGCTTGTTACGGGAACAGCAAGAGAGTGCTGCAGCAAAATTGCCTCCTCTCCTTCCCTTTCCGAATAAAGGAGGTCCCAACAAGGATGATCTATCAGATGTCGGGGG TCGTTCAAACACGACGATGGCAATAACGCAGAACAATGGAAAATAG
- the Cdk12 gene encoding uncharacterized protein Cdk12 isoform X3: protein MPSTRDIERAERNGRFRSRRRGSASSDVNRHSFDSPDKRHRRHGKSKSSGKKKKKRSRDKSLETIPTVASSVVKPLVEYSDVSSEDLSEPEAGEIQSEDSRANSYTDGEVPESFLQRRYYGGSPVRALGASPISLSPSPSVQHRHSGRRYSLSSEQQQPTTMHGATPEYEEESRRYARRKEKKHKREKKKKRSLTPSSNSGKKKKRKSKRHSHSMSPHRSVAEDIVPSPNRDKSSVGASVHWSESPPLPLKDNMSPISPATPREQRCPSDDVELEMSRQTSRNVTPPTHSSTRQVESPHTPLMPPCATTPENLNKTGPVAVPKHSSPDRQKRSPSIHVTRRSSVSPGPVGVNRRRPHSPSPPSRRRDHSPPSRRRDFSPTPVLHRLRHSPSPATVRRREFSPSPGSSHRRRTDSGVISPKRRRRDETERRSHRVHDKDRRDKRKSRSTRSPTGSRLHLPLSRSRSRSPGRWRKLSRSRSRSRPRRSRTPRRSRSPSKSRKTSRKLKSKSPRPRIPSPSPHRSRARSPSSITARNLRVQAKISETSLFAELVKDRNMRELAFKKLQAAKEKVGSQDEVQIIESTDEKDGDGGSVSAEIKASTDNKDRSINYKEQHAKTGDSVVDVTDIPVPTSDDGVVACKTPPLPPTGVPLPNPIPTAMNPLASHAIVHTSPNPPSMMPNSCPIVVSHSPNFPAPAPGVQPPPPPPPPLPQSAESVSTALTQVSVPPIPPTPILPNMSVPPPPIPPIPVPAPNTIMSKFNQPNNLVPLKSVDPPKPPIVTFTTKSLKRLPLPPGINQNDLESIDSPPSRSPSPPSKVQLKFPTSTKPLQKKGIKDLPMPPVVPGSEDLSGEDDPNATPPRLKVERVAPKPKLKRPKILKRRGSRNCHAPMSASGGKDWGERCVDVFEFIAQIGEGTYGQVYKARDKRSGVMVALKKVRLENEKEGFPITAVREIKILRQLNHKNIVNLREIVTDKQDAQDFRKDKDKGSFYLVFEYMDHDLMGLLESGMVDFNEMNNASIMKQLLDGLNYCHSKNFLHRDIKCSNILMNNKGEVKLADFGLARLYNAEDRQRPYTNKVITLWYRPPELLLGEERYGPAIDVWSCGCILGELFSKKPLFQANVDIMQLEMISRVCGTPTPAVWPSVIKLPQWHALKPKKQHRRRLREDFSFMPGTALDLLDKMLELDPEKRITAADALKSAWLKNVQPEQMPAPQLPTWQDCHELWSKKRKRLLREQQESAAAKLPPLLPFPNKGGPNKDDLSDVGGFVHSRSNTTMAITQNNGK from the exons ATGCCTAGCACTCGTGATATTGAACGAGCCGAACGTAATGGGAGATTCCGCTCACGAAGAAGAGGCAGCGCGAGCAGCGACGTGAACAGGCACAGCTTTGACAGTCCTGACAAGCGACACAGAAGACATGGCAAAAGTAAGAGCTCtgggaaaaagaagaagaaacgttCGCGCGACAAGTCACTAGAGACAATTCCAACTGTAGCTTCGTCCGTCGTGAAACCATTGGTCGAATATTCCGATGTAAGTAGCGAAGATCTCTCAGAGCCTGAAGCGGGAGAGATACAATCGGAGGATAGTCGCGCCAACAGTTACACGGATGGAGAGGTACCTGAATCGTTCCTTCAAAGACGATATTATGGCGGCAGTCCGGTTCGCGCTCTCGGAGCGTCGCCAATCAGCCTATCTCCGTCACCGTCGGTTCAGCATCGACATTCCGGTAGACGGTACTCCTTGTCGAGTGAGCAACAACAACCGACGACGATGCATGGCGCAACGCCGGAATACGAGGAAGAATCGAGACGGTACGCCCGACGAAAGGAGAAGAAGCACAAAcgcgagaagaagaagaaaagaagtcTGACCCCGTCGTCGAATTcggggaagaagaaaaagagaaaatccAAGAGGCATTCTCACAGCATGAGCCCGCATCGCTCTGTCGCCGAGGATATCGTTCCAAGTCCGAACCGCGACAAGTCGTCGGTTGGCGCTTCCGTTCACTGGTCAGAATCGCCCCCACTACCACTCAAGGACAACATGTCGCCCATCTCCCCGGCTACGCCACGCGAGCAGAGATGTCCTAGCGACGACGTGGAACTAGAGATGTCGAGGCAGACGTCGCGAAACGTCACCCCGCCAACTCACTCGTCGACGAGGCAGGTAGAATCGCCGCATACGCCACTGATGCCTCCGTGCGCTACGACGCCGGAGAATTTGAATAAAACCGGGCCCGTCGCCGTGCCAAAGCACAGCAGTCCCGATCGGCAGAAACGTAGTCCCAGTATCCACGTGACCCGTCGTTCCAGCGTTAGTCCCGGACCCGTTGGCGTAAACCGCAGGAGGCCACACAGCCCGAGTCCACCGTCGAGACGAAGGGATCATAGTCCACCGTCGCGAAGAAGAGACTTTAGTCCTACTCCGGTGCTCCATAGACTTAGGCACAGCCCGAGTCCGGCCACCGTCAGACGACGAGAGTTTAGTCCGAGTCCCGGGAGTAGTCACAGGCGACGAACGGACAGCGGAGTTATTTCCCCTAAACGTAGAAGACGAGACGAGACCGAGCGACGTAGTCACCGGGTTCACGACAAGGACAGGAGAGACAAGCGGAAATCGAGATCAACTAGGAGTCCCACTGGAAGCAG ATTACATTTGCCTCTGTCTCGGTCGCGATCGCGCAGTCCGGGAAGATGGCGAAAACTGTCTCGCTCGAGGTCGCGTTCGCGCCCCAGAAGGAGTCGCACCCCAAGAAGATCGCGTTCGCCCAGCAAGTCCCGCAAGACCTCGAGGAAACTCAAATCGAAGAGCCCGCGTCCCAGAAtaccttctccttctcctcaCAGATCTCGGGCTAGAAGCCCGTCGAGCATCACCGCCCGAAATCTTCGAGTACAGGCCAAGATCAGCGAGACCAGTCTGTTCGCGGAACTTGTTAAGGACCGTAACATGAGGGAGTTGGCGTTCAAGAAGTTGCAGGCCGCGAAGGAAAAAGTCGGGAGCCAAGACGAAGTGCAAATCATAGAGAGCACCGACGAGAAGGACGGCGATGGCGGCAGCGTGTCCGCCGAGATTAAAGCTTCTACCGACAATAAAGACAGATCTATAAATTACAAGGAGCAACACGCAAAGACTGGCGATAGCGTGGTCGACGTCACCGATATTCCTGTTCCGACGAGCGACGACGGCGTTGTAGCGTGCAAAACGCCACCGTTACCACCAACCGGCGTACCGCTACCTAATCCGATACCCACTGCGATGAATCCGCTTGCTTCTCACGCGATTGTGCATACCTCGCCCAACCCACCATCGATGATGCCCAACAGTTGTCCGATCGTCGTGTCACACAGCCCGAATTTCCCGGCTCCTGCTCCTGGAGTACAACCACCGCCcccaccgccgccaccactGCCACAATCTGCCGAATCTGTATCGACAGCCTTGACGCAAGTGTCGGTGCCGCCAATCCCGCCGACACCGATTCTACCCAATATGTCTGTCCCACCGCCACCCATTCCACCGATTCCCGTTCCAGCGCCCAACACGATTATGTCCAAGTTTAATCAACCCAATAATCTCGTGCCACTTAAATCTGTGGATCCTCCCAAGCCTCCCATAGTAACGTTCACGACCAAAAGCCTAAAGAGATTACCATTGCCACCTGGCATTAACCAGAATGATTTGGAAAGTATAGATTCTCCGCCGAGTCGTTCTCCGAGCCCTCCCAGCAAGGTGCAATTGAAATTTCCAACGTCAACGAAGCCGCTGCAGAAAAAGGGTATCAAGGATCTGCCAATGCCGCCAG TTGTGCCTGGATCGGAAGACTTGAGTGGCGAGGACGATCCGAATGCAACGCCGCCGCGTTTGAAGGTCGAACGAGTGGCACCAAAGCCGAAATTGAAAAGACCGAAAATACTGAAACGCAGAGGATCGCGAAACTGTCATGCTCCTATGTCGGCTTCCGGCGGCAAGGATTGGGGCGAACGATGTGTCGACGTGTTCGAATTTATTGCGCAGATCGGAGAGGGTACATATGGGCAGGTGTATAAGGCACGAGACAAACGATCCGGCGTGATGGTTGCTTTGAAAAAAGTCCGACTTGAAAACGAGAAGGAAGGCTTTCCCATCACGGCAGTCAGAGAAATAAAGATCCTACGACAGCTCAATCACAAGAACATTGTTAACCTCAGAGAAATCGTCACTGACAAGCAAGACGCTCAAGATTTCCGGAAG GATAAGGATAAAGGTTCCTTTTATCTAGTTTTTGAATACATGGATCATGACTTGATGGGTCTGCTGGAATCCGGTATGGTGGATTTCAACGAGATGAATAACGCCAGTATCATGAAGCAGTTGTTGGATGGCTTAAATTATTGTCACAGCAAGAATTTCCTGCACCGGGATATCAAATGCTCAAATATATTGATGAATAACAA gGGCGAGGTTAAACTGGCCGACTTCGGATTGGCACGACTTTATAACGCGGAGGATAGACAGAGACCGTACACCAACAAGGTGATCACTCTATGGTACAGACCCCCCGAACTTTTGCTGGGAGAGGAACGTTATGGGCCTGCAATTGATGTCTGGAGTTGCGGATGTATCTTGGGAGAATTGTTTTCCAAGAAACCATTATTTCAG gCTAACGTAGATATAATGCAATTGGAGATGATCTCGAGGGTTTGTGGAACGCCCACTCCTGCCGTTTGGCCTTCTGTGATAAAATTACCACAGTGGCATGCACTTAAGCCAAAGAAGCAGCATAGAAGACGTCTGCGGGAGGATTTCTCATTTATGCCAGGAACAGCCTTGGATCTCCTGGACAAAATGCTAGAATTAGATCCCGAAAAGCGGATAACAGCAGCCGATGCGCTTAAGAGTGCTTGGTTGAAAAACGTTCAGCCTGAACA GATGCCAGCGCCACAGCTTCCGACTTGGCAAGATTGTCATGAGCTCTGGAGTAAAAAGCGAAAGCGCTTGTTACGGGAACAGCAAGAGAGTGCTGCAGCAAAATTGCCTCCTCTCCTTCCCTTTCCGAATAAAGGAGGTCCCAACAAGGATGATCTATCAGATGTCGGGGG TTTCGTTCACAGTCGTTCAAACACGACGATGGCAATAACGCAGAACAATGGAAAATAG